In Plasmodium gaboni strain SY75 chromosome 8, whole genome shotgun sequence, one DNA window encodes the following:
- a CDS encoding putative ATP-dependent RNA helicase DBP10 gives MKNKKKLLSPSGPGNNKSNKKKINKNKCKSNFKSKCQSKSEKVEKNSKRINIKKKKNKDVSKMYDMNLLKKKMITKRYRWLFPDKKKEKMHELDSNDSSSSCSYDDKKKEKKKFVLYKKKKNKSNNNSKKKKKVILNSFQQLGLSENMCRSIASNLKYNKPTDIQKLCINKILNRRDVICISKTGSGKSLVYICTLIDILKEHNKYYGIRGLIILPTKELVIQIYKLCKKICKNYFHLNINIIIGGVSIIKQFDILNENLDILLCTPGRLSFLLQETKLSLEKVEILIIDEADRLLELNYYNDMNVIYKSLNNTSKQTILVSATLPTNVENYFKLKLNNPHILYLTSDNTINEKVDLHFLFCRSYEKYALLLKLILIFKKKKLGKTMIFFCTKYHILFFSNILKHFKIHHSILYGNSDTSFRFEQINNFTNNNHIQFLLVTDVASRGINITSVQNVINYNLPFSPKLFIHRIGRACRTDINGYGISLLTYQDILYAYEICFFIGKKLTFFKKEVSQIDTQVEEDSNNRFIQKGNDNEEINIVNEINHKTNINNDNTNVCDDDKNIIDKTYNSSYKNNSNDVVYMGCISHLNDYIEYIEDLKKRDTELMSLNKSILASYKLYYSMRPKVSKYVSTKCINKINKIGGLYKLSLYNHPHWIYENEGFMTEGGIEATKENKTDEFIEDPNQIDITNNNNNNNINDGDAYMCNDEHNDEVDILFNNLINYISHNNNNKSNGEIKNEDNENNQDNRDNQDNRDNQENNLEHMNGNYDYSKNELISIIHNFEHKNSNNKIKTISDELKQKLNQLKEKTERYKSRRNYLLSNDVNEFMDTLTYQLSDEEDENEDIKNIPDIWKKIFLHSKGNDNSTSMNINDHSENINENKKKLSKRALKKLKKNENNNENTNNNYSISNNNNNNSVSNIKNISFDDILKIINEKRMKNDMSYNNSSTLDLKHPGYDLPPDETEELNKQRFVKKQIWDKKKRKFVLTEIDTFQTDELGIKKKINKKKDEKTNTITNLYEKWVKSTKKRIKNIGELEDENDNIQKKNKLNKNKKDKKKKYNNDNNISDDNNSETNEKQYNINMLKINHPEISEALSKNNKLTKKQQRIYKKYISGKYLNSSTQKDTNSLHNTAKQRKKQLQNRLRTDKKFRTKYLKIKKKKFQKKMKHKHNLSSARERSLMIVKNKK, from the coding sequence ATGAAGAACAAGAAAAAGTTGCTTAGTCCATCCGGGCCAGGTAATAACAAATCgaataagaaaaaaataaataaaaataaatgtaaaagTAATTTTAAAAGTAAATGTCAAAGTAAATCAGAGAAAGTTGAAAAGAATTCaaaaagaattaatattaaaaaaaaaaagaataaagATGTATCAAAAATGTATGATATGAacttattaaaaaaaaaaatgattacTAAAAGATATAGATGGCTTTTTCCTgataagaaaaaagaaaagatGCACGAATTAGATTCAAATGATTCTAGTTCAAGTTGTTcttatgatgataaaaagaaggaaaagaaaaaatttgtcttgtataaaaagaaaaaaaataaaagtaataataatagtaaaaaaaaaaaaaaagtaatattAAATTCATTTCAACAATTAGGATTAAGTGAAAATATGTGTAGAAGTATAGCATcaaatttaaaatataataaacctacagatatacaaaaattatgtattaataaaatattaaatagAAGAGATGTTATATGTATTAGTAAAACAGGATCAGGAAAATCATTagtttatatatgtacactaattgatatattaaaagaacataataaatattatggAATTAGAGGTTTGATAATATTACCTACAAAAGAATTAgttatacaaatatataaattatgtaaaaaaatttgtaagaattattttcatttaaatattaatattattatagGTGGTGTTAGTATTATTAAGCaatttgatatattaaatgaaaatttagatattttattatgcACACCAGGTAgattatcttttttattacaaGAAACAAAATTAAGCTTAGAAAAAGtagaaatattaattattgATGAAGCTGATAGATTATTAgaattaaattattataatgatatgaatgttatatataaaagtttaaataatacatcCAAACAAACCATTTTAGTTAGTGCTACTTTACCTACAAATGTggaaaattattttaaattaaaattaaataatcCTCATATACTCTATCTAACATCTGATAATActataaatgaaaaagttgatttacattttctattttgtagatcatatgaaaaatatgcACTTCTTcttaaattaatattaatatttaaaaaaaaaaagttagGTAAAActatgatttttttttgtactaaatatcatatattattttttagtAATATCttaaaacattttaaaatacatcattctatattatatggAAATTCAGATACATCCTTCCGTTttgaacaaataaataatttcaCAAACAATAATCATATTCAATTCTTACTAGTTACTGATGTAGCATCTAGAGgaataaatattacatCTGTTCAAAATGTAATAAACTACAATTTGCCATTCTCAccaaaattatttattcataGAATAGGTAGAGCATGTCGAACTGATATAAATGGATATGGAATTTCTCTTTTAACATATCAAGATATATTGTATGCTTACGAAATTTGTTTCTTCATAGGAAAAAAATTGACCTTTTTTAAGAAGGAAGTATCTCAAATTGATACGCAAGTTGAAGAGGATTCTAATAACCGATTCATACAAAAAGGAAATGATAATGAAGAGATAAATATAGTAAATGAAATAAACCATAAGAccaatattaataatgacAATACTAATGTTTgtgatgatgataaaaatataatagataaaacatataactcttcatataaaaataattcaaatgATGTTGTATATATGGGATGTATATCACACCTTAATGAttatattgaatatatagaagatttaaaaaaaagagacACGGAGTTAATGTcattaaataaaagtatACTAGCATCatacaaattatattattcaatGCGACCTAAGGTATCTAAATATGTTAGCACtaaatgtataaataagataaataaaattgGAGGCTTATATAAgttatctttatataatcacCCTCATTGGATATATGAGAATGAGGGATTTATGACTGAAGGTGGCATAGAAGCAACTAAAGAGAATAAGACGGATGAATTTATAGAGGACCCAAATCAAATTGACATcacaaataataataataataataatattaatgatgGTGATGCTTATATGTGCAATGACGAACATAACGATGAAGTGGATATCCTCTTCAATAACTTAATAAATTACATATCccataataataataacaaaagTAATGgagaaataaaaaatgaagataatgaaaataatcAAGATAATCGAGATAATCAAGATAATCGAGATAAtcaagaaaataatttggAACATATGAATGGTAATTATGATTATTCAAAAAACGAATTAATATCtattattcataattttgaacataaaaattcaaacaataaaataaaaaccATATCCGATgaattaaaacaaaaattaaatcAACTTAAAGAGAAAACTGAAAGGTATAAAAGTAGACGTAATTATCTACTATCAAATGATGTAAATGAATTTATGGATACATTAACTTATCAGTTAAGTGACGAGGAAgatgaaaatgaagatattaaaaatatcccagatatatggaaaaaaatatttttacattcAAAAGGGAATGATAATTCAACATCtatgaatataaatgatCATAGTGAGAATATTAATGAgaataagaaaaaattaagtAAGAGAgcattaaaaaaattaaaaaaaaatgaaaataataatgaaaacactaataataattatagtattagtaataataataataataatagtgtgagtaatataaaaaacatatCATTTGATgacattttaaaaattatcaaCGAAAAAAGAATGAAAAATGATATGTCTTATAATAACTCATCCACCTTGGATCTTAAACATCCTGGTTATGATTTACCTCCAGATGAAACagaagaattaaataaacaaagatttgtaaaaaaacaaatttgggataaaaaaaaaagaaaatttgTCCTAACAGAAATTGATACCTTTCAAACTGACGAATTAGgtattaagaaaaaaataaataaaaaaaaagatgaaaaaacTAATACTATTACAAACTTATATGAGAAGTGGGTTAAATCAACTAAAAAAAGAATCAAAAATATAGGAGAATTAGaagatgaaaatgataatatacaaaaaaaaaataaattaaataaaaataaaaaagataagaaaaagaaatataataacgacaataatattagtgatgataataactcagaaacaaatgaaaaacaatataatattaatatgcTTAAAATAAATCACCCAGAAATTTCAGAAGCtttatcaaaaaataataaactaaccaaaaaacaacaaagaatttataaaaaatatatatctggaaaatatttaaacTCATCAACACAAAAAGATACAAACAGTTTACATAACACTGCTaaacaaagaaaaaaacaattaCAAAATAGATTAAGAACAGACAAAAAATTTAGAACCAAATACTtgaaaattaaaaagaaaaaattccaaaagaaaatgaaacaCAAACATAATTTAAGTAGTGCCAGGGAAAGATCACTAATGATTgtaaagaataaaaaataa
- a CDS encoding hypothetical protein (conserved Plasmodium protein, unknown function), with product MVPLYEEAGIVLDDVSGVILFYEDVINEMKDSYNSLYDNMILLKNKMENIKEEQKKIFKKENDAKEKYFNNSNMLNDILCDKMSLINMTKEDVNSEIINNNKNRTNINNNDDDNNNINILSFHKKKHCCYNNQLKDGDNKIIKFDENIFNILKDKNEMGSNNKDINIESSKDEKDNIYMDDIYNDNFINYDSSINSNKVSPIILSDENKKLSNFLKEKKREYQKIISTNKNDNVLNIDNDINSVDSTQKQMNNINNNNNNNNNNNNNNNSKSNLYVYDKHKYISTSEEGKKNINATDIFTQEDENNKDEMKHSIHHSIKKNTKIYSEDMKNYNKSTNRKNNYLLLDNKKIKKKKNNKMNNKMKKKMNQFFNFIYEKEKKNDITNLMNNIYNNKQINNCYKDYFPFCLLSKEDSIILENMELYLSSKYNKECSHKTCNPINNIEPYNNKYMNDQNDIDNLTNIQDSISSLGKKLNNINDSNETIKNYSINNIFKIMNEDNQNGINKNININDIAKNNMNIHNSNEYEHTYEMNIDDKKKNYFSDIFFHKKEQLNIPNKSYMSLNDEYSYYKKKKERNKKKNILNNSNISNNIYTSSSIGCPYCTCISHKNIFMTREKKKYSYDSDEENQHEKKLIKMVNPKTIMKNKLISNFIDIDRNPILASAYNQSYRPLSSLQETEPNKNKNKNKKINNATVNLTFDDKVLIMTSSEQDNKNILNDAKKNKQNYFCMDNIMSGNDNSYNDIDLKRYDKKKKKKKEKNDHVTDTIKNNKNDKESCKNNNVLCNKKDRNEKNYINSNNNIIY from the coding sequence ATGGTTCCTCTATATGAAGAAGCCGGCATTGTTCTTGATGATGTGTCGGGAgttattttgttttatgAGGATGTAATTAATGAAATGAAAGATTCTTATAATAGTctatatgataatatgatattattaaaaaataaaatggaaaatataaaggaagaacaaaagaaaatatttaaaaaagaaaatgacgcaaaggaaaaatattttaataatagtaatatgttaaatgatatattgTGTGACAAAATGAGTTTAATTAATATGACTAAGGAGGATGTCAACAGTGAAATTATCAACAATAATAAGAATAGAACaaatattaacaataatgatgatgataataataatattaacattttatcttttcacaaaaaaaaacattgttgttataataatcaatTAAAAGATggtgataataaaattataaaattcgatgaaaatatttttaatattttaaaagacaaaaatgaaatgggttctaataataaagatataaatatagaaagTTCAAAGGATGAAAAAgacaatatatatatggacgatatatataatgataacTTTATTAATTATGACAGTTCTATAAATTCAAACAAAGTAAGTCCTATTATATTATCTGATGAAAATAAGAAACTGtcaaattttttaaaagaaaaaaaaagagaataccaaaaaattatatcaaCTAATAAAAACGATAATGTTCTTAATATtgataatgatataaatagtGTAGACAGCACACAAAAACAAATGAACAACAtcaacaacaataataataataataacaacaataataataataataatagtaagagtaatttatatgtttatgataagcataaatatatttctacAAGCGAGGaaggtaaaaaaaatataaatgcAACAGATATATTTACACAAGAAGATGAAAACAATAAAGATGAAATGAAACATAGTATTCATCACTCTATAAAGAAGAACACCAAAATATATAGTGAAGACATGaagaattataataagTCAACTAATAGaaagaataattatttattacttgataataaaaagataaagaaaaaaaaaaataacaaaatgaataataaaatgaaaaaaaaaatgaaccaattttttaattttatttatgagaaagaaaaaaaaaatgatattacCAACcttatgaataatatatataacaacaaacaaataaataattgtTATAAAGATTATTTCCCTTTTTGTTTACTATCAAAAGAAGATAGTATTATACTAGAAAACATggaattatatttatcatcaaaatataataaggAATGTTCACATAAAACCTGTAATCctattaataatatagaaccatataataataaatacatgAATGATCAGAATGATATAGATAACTTAACAAACATACAAGATAGTATTTCATCGCTTGGaaagaaattaaataatattaatgacAGCAATGAAactataaaaaattatagtataaataatatatttaaaattatgaaTGAAGATAATCAAAATGgtattaataaaaatataaatataaatgatatagcaaaaaataatatgaatatacaTAATTCCAATGAATATGAACATACATATGAAATGAACATTGACgataaaaagaaaaattatttttcagatatattttttcataaaaaagAACAATTAAATATTCCAAATAAAAGTTATATGTCTTTAAATGATGAGTATTCttattataagaaaaaaaaagagagaaacaaaaagaaaaatatcCTGAATAATTCtaatatatctaataatatatatacatcaTCATCTATAGGATGTCCATATTGCACATGCATTTctcataaaaatatatttatgacaagagaaaaaaaaaaatattcttatgATTCTGATGAAGAGAATCAACATGAAAAGAAATTGATTAAAATGGTTAATCCAAAAACAATTATGAagaataaattaatttcTAATTTTATAGACATTGATAGGAACCCTATATTGGCATCTGCATATAATCAATCTTATCGACCTTTATCAAGCCTGCAAGAAACCGAAccaaataaaaataaaaataaaaataaaaaaataaataatgcAACAGTCAATCTAACCTTTGATGATAAAGTGCTTATTATGACATCATCCGAGcaagataataaaaatatattaaacgatgccaagaaaaataaacaaaattatttttgtatGGACAATATTATGAGTGGAAATgataattcatataatgatatcgatttaaaaagatacgataaaaaaaaaaaaaaaaaaaaggaaaaaaatgaCCATGTAACAGATactattaaaaataataagaatgaTAAGGAATCgtgtaaaaataataatgttctatgtaataaaaaagatagaaatgaaaagaattatataaatagtaataacaatattatatat
- a CDS encoding putative apicoplast ribosomal protein L21 precursor — protein MFFIFSSKNKSFLLCASFILMYIINISIYISKISHNNLNKKIYNLNFVSNIFKSNKRRRSNSLNVLISSPAQVKLSEIEDDKDRSGKYCIIEICGKIRWVEEGRFYDVFRIKQEENKNIYLNRVLFYSNEEGKIFFGRPFLDNVRIHATVLNHFRGHKIYRLKYKPKKNYKRFYGHRQEMTRIKINKIEYNNELLGQEKRIYNFFKDDSLYYILNRIHNIVRPSLELKHLKKNFIEYINSFCSLKFETFYKHRGNYKKEKMLRNILKTKKLSKRPEVIEEVKKIEEEKEKQRLTKYDPLDDFDPVVNEFMIKEHFYS, from the coding sequence atgttttttattttttcgagtaaaaataaatccTTTTTGCTATGTGCAAGTTTTATTcttatgtatattattaacatttcaatatatataagtaaaataagtcataataatttgaataaaaaaatatataatttaaattttgtgagtaatatatttaagtCGAATAAGAGAAGAAGAAGTAATTCATTAAATGTTTTAATCAGTTCACCTGCACAAGTAAAATTGTCAGAAATTGAAGATGATAAAGATAGAAGTGGAAAATATTGTATTATAGAAATATGTGGAAAAATTAGATGGGTAGAAGAAGGTCGATTTTATGATGTATTTAGAATAAAacaagaagaaaataaaaatatatatttgaatagagttttattttatagTAATGAAGAAGGGAAGATATTTTTTGGTAGACCATTTTTAGATAATGTTCGTATTCATGCTACAGTATTAAATCATTTTCGAGgacataaaatatatagattaaaatataaacccaaaaaaaattataaaagatTTTATGGGCATAGACAAGAAATGACTagaattaaaataaataaaattgaatataataatgaattaCTTGGTCaagaaaaaagaatttataatttttttaaagatgattctttatattatatattaaatcGTATACATAATATAGTAAGACCAAGTTTAGAATTAAAAcatctaaaaaaaaattttatagaatatattaattcttTCTGCTCTTTGAAATTCGAAACATTCTATAAACATAGAGgtaattataaaaaagaaaaaatgcTTCGTAATATTctaaaaacaaaaaaattaagcAAACGACCTGAAGTTATTGAAGaagttaaaaaaattgaagAAGAAAAGGAGAAACAGAGATTAACAAAATATGACCCCCTCGATGATTTTGATCCAGTAGTAAATGAATTTATGATTAAAGAGCATTTctattcataa
- a CDS encoding putative translation initiation factor IF-2 — protein MNKIKIRKFEDPHVWIYENVLLNKTLNLKDIEKKKKDNKNFSNTLLHEEASKKLKGILKECKKYDKELQEIKNNKKESFVLKNSLHPNKKINLKFLLNDNQFKGKNEEERKNFKLIFNENKNMYIRNNQKVYDNIINIKRNHKITSTNNINNNNNNDNIQQQQHNNNNILDHIKKIQKEKISKLYSVFNNHVNYYDNYLKEKYMKEEYLLNEKYQYVSPHLNNYNDHDIKHDDIYKDDSIVSNTNNNNDNNNNNNNNNICSSKFSSCDHIYLTNCSNNNQVTDTNLKLNVSTNNIHVLNDEQRGDTIHHNNVHAKDLYDNQENENNRNETYVLKMNNKYDDNKKKEKDDVNNNVNNNPTDDIIFNTLNTNQGNTTNYSLYNMNNKQYESIKYDKNNSEDFPLNYKNETSYLKTEENFNDTKICDDNIYVKKNVYNNKYNSMKDFFVKSFNILNTMNQTSLYDKRNDDFSNVDAMNNVLNGGSVLSILKELKENKEKEKNKTGVYKKDNNTLHKDDENDVSMSSIFTNNMKEKKNNQKEEVANDNKNESLYSYRTNDMNNNNNTNNYYYYNDDNNLKENLISYKKKERNKNKQIKQFEYLDSNNITVNSLSNHLDIDEEKIINVCKYILDNDYIYKYTKIEKEVVELICEELNVLDKLKFSCVNLQRRNPIVTILGHVDHGKTTLLDQLRNSNIAGGEIGGITQKLGAFEVVCRDDEMKENENKNKSIINNNNNNKCGEYNNYCHNSFNYDNRKITFFDTPGHSVFKTIRKRCVQCSDLIILVISLDDGIMSETIECIELSKKYNTPLIIAANKIDKYHKNIEELSKSLLSYNIVTDLENGDVPIVPISAKKNINIDILKKKILEVSNKLNLMCDYGSLCSAYILEKKVDASKGKLLTVICKSGILKMNTYFVIGHKYGKIKRIYNSNNQIVSQAYPSEVVQIISSIPLSYDNINYGDIMFEMSTLKSAQRVSKYKLKLAQYNLINRSYMNNTTEDDIYKNVEKNKNNYIHNNDNNLHNHMNNQSQNGLPPLFDSSNKKKNIYINKKENKYNNKYDSNVDNILNNFNSKNNNSSGSTLALNSFKLPQIPLIVKTCDEGSLSAIIEGVESYNKNDSKEKYYNIQNFIDRNYINKNILNNDINNISKELFSNWYPLKIINKGIGTFHSSDLKYCEHINPCFLISFNVDVNFKLLQPYIENHNIILRNHNIIYELFNDIENMCNFYFDSLHVYEPVSKMVINKTGYYSIKKNKTKKVVISVDIKEGSFTSHEYFTVKRNKQIIHNKIHILSMQKNKQNTNELNKSCNVNAIIFNINSDDFEVGDEIVAYKKVVRSPLFNRIKSFNLS, from the coding sequence atgaacaagataaaaataagaaaatttGAAGACCCACATGTTTGGATATATgaaaatgtattattaaataaaacattgaatttaaaagatatcgaaaaaaaaaaaaaagataataagAATTTTTCAAATACATTATTACATGAAGAAGCTTCAAAGAAATTAAAAGGAATATTAAAGgaatgtaaaaaatatgataaagAATTACAAGAAattaagaataataaaaaagaatcCTTTGTTTTAAAGAATTCTTTACATccaaataaaaaaataaatttaaaatttttattgaATGATAACCAATTTAAAGGAAAAAATGAGGAAGAGAGgaaaaattttaaattaatttttaatgaaaataaaaatatgtatattagGAATAATCAAAAAgtatatgataatataataaatataaaaaggaaccataaaataacatctactaataatataaacaacaataataataatgataatatacaacaacaacaacataataataataatatattagatcatattaaaaaaatccaaaaggaaaaaattTCGAAATTATATTCTGTTTTTAATAATCACgtaaattattatgataattatttaaaggaaaaatatatgaagGAGGAATATTTgttaaatgaaaaatatcAATATGTATCTCCACATCTTAATAATTACAATGATCATGATATAAAACATGATGATATTTATAAGGATGATTCCATTGTGTCTAATACAAACAacaataatgataataataataataataataataataatatttgtagtagtaaattttcttcttgtgatcatatatatcttaCTAATTGttctaataataatcaagTCACAGATacaaatttaaaattaaatgtatctactaataatatacaCGTTTTAAATGATGAACAAAGGGGTGATACCATCCATCATAATAATGTTCATGCAAAGgatttatatgataatcaagaaaatgaaaataatcGAAATGAAAcatatgtattaaaaatgaataataaatatgatgataataagAAGAAGGAGAAGGATGATGTGAATAATAATGTGAATAATAACCCGACGGATGACATTATATTCAACACGTTAAACACAAACCAGGGGAATACCACAAATTATTCCTTATACAATATGAACAACAAACAATATGAATCTATAAAGTATGATAAAAACAATTCTGAGGATTTTCCTTTGAATTATAAGAATGAAACCTCCTATTTGAAGACTGAAGAAAATTTCAATGACACAAAAATAtgtgatgataatatatatgttaaaaaaaatgtatacaataataaatataatagtATGAAAGACTTTTTTGTGAAAAGtttcaatattttaaatacaATGAACCAAACGTCCTTGTATGACAAACGAAATGATGATTTTTCAAACGTGGATGCGATGAATAATGTTTTGAATGGTGGTAGTGTTCTAtctatattaaaagaactaaaagaaaataaagaaaaagaaaaaaataaaactGGAGTATATAAGAAGgataataatacattaCACAAGgatgatgaaaatgatgTTTCTATGAGTAGtatttttacaaataatatgaaagaaaaaaaaaataaccaaaaagaagaagtggcaaatgataataagaatgaatcattatattcatatagAACAAATGACATgaacaataataataatactaataattattattattataatgatgataataatttgaaGGAAAATTTGATaagttataaaaaaaaagaaaggaataaaaataagCAGATTAAACAGTTTGAATATTTAgatagtaataatataacagTTAATTCATTGAGTAATCATTTAGATATAGATGAAgagaaaataataaatgtttgtaaatatatattagataatgattatatatataaatatacaaaaattGAAAAAGAAGTTGTTGAATTAATATGTGAAGAATTAAATGTTTTAGacaaattaaaatttaGTTGTGTCAATTTACAAAGAAGAAATCCAATAGTAACTATATTAGGACATGTAGATCATGGTAAGACAACTTTATTGGATCAGCTGAGAAATTCTAATATAGCTGGTGGTGAGATAGGTGGCATTACTCAAAAATTGGGAGCATTTGAAGTAGTATGTAGAGATGATGAGATgaaagaaaatgaaaataaaaacaaatctatcattaataataataataataacaaatgtggtgaatataataattattgtcataattcatttaattatgataatagaaaaattaCTTTTTTTGATACCCCAGGACATTCTGTATTTAAAACGATTAGAAAAAGATGTGTGCAATGTAGTGATTTAATCATATTAGTAATATCTTTAGATGATGGAATTATGAGTGAAACCATTGAATGTATTGAACTAtctaaaaaatataatactCCACTTATTATAGCTGCAAATAAAATTGATaaatatcataaaaatattgaagaACTTTCAAAAAGTTTATTAAGTTATAATATAGTTACTGACTTAGAAAATGGAGATGTGCCAATAGTTCCTATATctgcaaaaaaaaatataaatattgatattttaaaaaaaaaaattttagAAGTTAGcaataaattaaatttaatgTGTGACTATGGATCATTATGTTCagcatatatattagaaaaaaaagtagATGCATCTAAAGGCAAATTATTAACTGTTATATGTAAATCTggaatattaaaaatgaatacatattttgtaattggacataaatatggaaagatcaaaagaatatataatagtaataatcAAATAGTATCACAAGCATATCCATCAGAAGTAGTACAAATAATAAGTTCAATTCCTTTAtcatatgataatataaattatggAGATATTATGTTTGAAATGAGTACTTTAAAATCTGCTCAGAGAGTATCTAAATATAAGTTAAAATTAGCtcaatataatttaatCAATCGTTCTTATATGAACAATACTACTGAagatgatatatataaaaatgtagaaaaaaataaaaataattatattcataataatgataataatttacaCAATCATATGAACAACCAATCACAGAATGGGTTACCACCTTTATTTGATAGtagtaataaaaaaaaaaatatatatattaacaaaaaagaaaataaatataataataaatatgattcaaatgtagataatatattaaataacttcaatagtaaaaataataactCCAGTGGTTCTACTTTAGCTTtaaattcttttaaattacCTCAAATACCTTTAATTGTCAAAACATGTGATGAAGGTAGTTTAAGTGCTATAATTGAAGGAGTCGAAtcttataataaaaatgattctaaagaaaaatattataatatacaaaattttattgataggaattatataaataagaatatattaaataatgatattaataatatatctaaagaattattttcaaattGGTATCctttaaaaattataaataaaggTATAGGCACATTTCATAGTAGTGATTTAAAATATTGTGAACATATAAATCCATGCTTTcttatttcatttaatgttgatgttaattttaaattattacaaccatatatagaaaatcataatattatcttaagaaatcataatattatatatgaactctttaatgatatagaaaatatgtgtaatttttatttcGATTCTTTACATGTCTATGAACCTGTCTCAAAAATGgtaataaataaaacagGTTATTATtctattaaaaaaaataaaacaaaaaaagtTGTCATATCAGTAGATATAAAAGAAGGATCATTTACATCACATGAATATTTTACAgttaaaagaaataaacaaattattcataataaaattcATATACTTTCTATgcaaaaaaataaacaaaatacGAACGAGCTAAATAAATCATGTAATGTTAATGCtatcatatttaatattaattctGATGATTTTGAGGTAGGCGATGAAATCGTGGCCTACAAAAAGGTTGTCAGATCCCCCCTCTTTAATAGAATAAAATCTTTTAACCTTTcttaa